From Micromonospora rhizosphaerae, the proteins below share one genomic window:
- a CDS encoding glycosyltransferase family 9 protein: MILVLRALGVGDLATAVPALRGLRAGFPDRELVLAAPGWLAPLAELVGGIDRVLPTDGLGRPAWPGPPPEAAVNLHGRGPQSHRMLAAAGSDRLLAFANTEAGHPDGPKWDSDEHEVRRWCRLLHWYDLPADPADLALLRPPAARVPAGATVLHPGSKIAAKRWPARRFAALARALTGRGHRVVLTGTADERDLAARVAADAGLPAEAVLAGRTDLAALAALVADARVVVSGDTGVAHLATGYGTASVVLFGPVSAARWGPPPERPRHRVLGATGEAGADRGWRGAGGVRSHPTLAAIPVGEVLAAVDRAEEAVRVSGAVAA, from the coding sequence ATGATCCTGGTCCTGCGCGCGCTCGGGGTCGGCGACCTGGCCACCGCCGTCCCGGCGTTGCGCGGGCTGCGGGCCGGGTTCCCCGACCGGGAGCTGGTGCTGGCCGCCCCCGGCTGGCTGGCGCCGCTGGCCGAGCTGGTCGGCGGGATCGACCGGGTGCTGCCCACCGACGGCCTGGGCCGGCCGGCCTGGCCGGGACCGCCGCCCGAGGCGGCGGTCAACCTGCACGGCCGCGGCCCGCAGTCGCACCGGATGCTGGCCGCAGCCGGCTCGGACCGACTGCTCGCGTTCGCCAACACCGAGGCCGGGCACCCCGACGGGCCGAAGTGGGACTCCGACGAACACGAGGTCCGCCGCTGGTGCCGGCTGCTGCACTGGTACGACCTGCCGGCCGACCCCGCCGACCTGGCCCTGCTCCGGCCGCCCGCCGCCCGGGTCCCGGCCGGCGCCACCGTGCTGCACCCGGGCAGCAAGATCGCCGCCAAGCGCTGGCCGGCCCGGCGCTTCGCGGCGCTCGCCCGCGCACTGACCGGCCGGGGACACCGGGTGGTGTTGACCGGCACCGCCGACGAACGGGACCTCGCCGCCCGGGTGGCCGCCGACGCCGGGCTGCCCGCGGAGGCGGTCCTCGCCGGCCGGACCGACCTGGCCGCGCTGGCCGCCCTGGTGGCCGACGCCCGGGTGGTGGTCAGCGGCGACACCGGGGTGGCCCATCTGGCCACCGGGTACGGCACCGCCTCGGTGGTGCTGTTCGGGCCGGTCTCCGCGGCCCGGTGGGGCCCGCCCCCGGAGCGGCCCCGGCACCGGGTGCTCGGCGCCACCGGGGAGGCCGGAGCCGACCGGGGTTGGCGCGGGGCCGGCGGGGTACGAAGCCATCCGACGTTGGCGGCCATCCCGGTCGGCGAGGTGCTGGCCGCCGTGGACCGGGCGGAAGAGGCGGTGCGGGTCTCCGGTGCGGTTGCGGCGTAG